One Gadus chalcogrammus isolate NIFS_2021 chromosome 4, NIFS_Gcha_1.0, whole genome shotgun sequence DNA segment encodes these proteins:
- the dennd1a gene encoding DENN domain-containing protein 1A isoform X1, producing MGSRIKENPESTFEVYLEVSFQGTQGTGPEVVRQFPVDYNEQETLKTVPRFCFPFSIDSLTVNHVGQNFTFVLTDIESKQRFGFCRLSSGAHSCYCILSYLPWFEVFYKLLNILADYTVKSQVSHWQELLVTLHTLPIPEPGVPVNLSVHSYFTVPDKRELPSIPENRNLTEYFVAVDVNNMLHLYASMLYERRIIVCCSKLSTLTACIHGSAGMLYPMYWQHVYIPVLPQHLIDYCCAPMPYLIGVHTSLMEKVRGMALDDVVILNVDTNTLETPFDDLQSLPYDVIASLKNRLKKVSTTTGNGVARAFLKSQAALFGSYRNALQIVAGEPITFSEETFVSHRSSAMRQFLQNAIQLQLFKQFIDGRLDLLNAGEGFSDDFEEEINMGEYAGSDKNYHQWLFTVKKGGGAIYNTVKTKANPAMKTVYKFAKDHARMGIKEVKSRLKQKEHTENGYSTAGTPVIDEDSTTTTTVGGAVMMSSSAALRREASLQSWDDGNRPITMHLGPARPPLLVKRPVGNICLDSPDQPQPYRSLKEAESAEGGEEPGVGAERHTAPSSPITEKFSNVNLLGDIFNCQDEPENPSVSLAKSLEDLRTPKSLEELQAKFTYQRMDLNIGDRTRTLPGLKLTNPYNKLWGVGTDDRAAPLWDPSSVGPRTAPPRPPPPVPQSRETSSPGHDTGPQPSTPSQGNITIPRPQGRKTPEPCLSLVPPAVQPRSRPPEAGNGMSRSGGQEFRHALGMSVDEDLLKPCKADENTEDLLSLLDPLSSSSAVDLRAVTSGEDREVIALLPSGKPMLPARPYPPGLPPFLPHPSISLNPFSATLQYTSPQTHYSPTVDRNPFGVAYGPPPPGYAAAPTPPHMISTLPGFYRHPPPGCATLPASFRPVRHAFPSIVPRLPHSSASNHSLSSLLDPPAAPSHASNMLGKAPMEAREPPDPFGELLTMVTKPSEPPRKKAEDLRTRWETFD from the exons ATGGGTTCCCGCATCAA GGAGAATCCTGAGTCCACCTTCGAGGTTTATCTAGAAGTAAGCTTTCAAGGAACTCAAGGAACAG GTCCTGAGGTGGTGAGGCAGTTCCCAGTGGACTACAATGAACAG GAAACCCTCAAGACAGTGCCCAGGTTCTGTTTCCCTTTCAGCATAGACAG CTTGACAGTTAATCATGTCGGGCAGAACTTCACGTTTGTGTTGACGGACATCGAGAGCAAACAGCGCTTCGGTTTCTGCCGCCTCTCATCTGGCGCTCACAGCTGCTACTGCATCCTCAG CTATCTGCCATGGTTCGAAGTGTTTTACAAGCTGCTCAACATACTCGCTGATTACACGGTGAAAAGCCAG GTCAGTCATTGGCAAGAGCTTCTTGTTACACTTCATACCCTTCCAATACCTGAGCCTGGAGTTCCAGTTAACCTCAGTGTG CATTCCTACTTCACTGTGCCTGACAAGAGGGAACTACCTAGCATACCAGAGAAT AGGAACCTCACAGAGTACTTCGTAGCAGTTGATGTCAATAACATGCTCCATCTTTACGCTAGTATGCTTTATGAGCGCAGAATCATCGTCTGCTGTAGCAAACTAAGCACT TTAACGGCTTGCATCCATGGGTCAGCAGGCATGCTCTATCCTATGTATTGGCAACACGTGTACATTCCAGTCCTGCCTCAGCACCTCATCGACTACTGTTG TGCACCAATGCCTTACCTCATTGGAGTACATACCAGTCTGATGGAG AAAGTGAGAGGGATGGCTCTGGATGATGTGGTGATTCTAAacgtggacacaaacacactggaaaCCCCCTTCGACGACCTCCAAAGCCTTCCGTATGATGTG ATAGCGTCGTTAAAGAACCGCCTAAAGAAGGTATCCACGACGACGGGGAACGGTGTGGCGCGAGCGTTTCTGAAGAGTCAAGCCGCGCTGTTCGGAAGCTACCGGAACGCCCTTCAGATCGTAGCG GGAGAGCCCATAACGTTCAGCGAGGAAACCTTCGTCAGCCATCGCTCCAGCGCCATGAGACAGTTCCTGCAGAACGCCATCCAGCTGCAGCTCTTCAAACAG TTTATAGACGGTCGGTTGGACCTGCTGAATGCAGGGGAAGGCTTCAGTGATGACTTTGAAGAAGAGATCAACATGGGAGAATACGCAG GCAGCGACAAGAACTACCACCAATGGCTCTTCACAGTCAAG AAAGGAGGCGGGGCCATCTACAACACAGTAAAGACGAAGGCCAATCCAGCTATGAAAACGGTTTACAAGTTT GCAAAAGACCACGCCAGGATGGGCATCAAAGAGGTCAAGAGCCGACTCAAGCAAAAG GAGCATACAGAGAACGGGTACTCCACCGCCGGGACCCCCGTCATCGACGAggactccaccaccaccaccactgtggGAGGAGCGGTCATGATGTCATCGTCGGCTGCACTCCGGCGGGAGGCGTCGCTGCAGAGCTGGGACGACGGCAACCGGCCAATCACCATGCACCTTGGACCG GCTCGGCCACCATTGCTGGTGAAGAGACCTGTCGGTAATATCTGCTTGGACAGCCCTGACCA ACCACAGCCGTACCGTTCCCTAAAGGAGGCGGAGTCAgcggaagggggggaggagcctggcGTGGGGGCAGAGCGTCACACGGCCCCGTCCAGCCCAATCACGGAGAAGTTCTCCAACGTGAACCTGCTGGGGGACATCTTCAACTGCCAGGACGAGCCCGAGAACCCGTCCGTCAGCCTGGCTAAGAGTTTGGAGGACCTCCGCACCCCCAAAAGCTTGGAGGAGCTCCAAGCCAAGTTCACCTACCAG CGTATGGACCTGAACATCGGCGATCGCACTCGCACCCTCCCGGGCCTCAAGTTGACCAACCCTTACAACAAGCTGTGGGGCGTCGGCACGGACGACAGGGCCGCACCCCTATGGGACCCCTCTTCCGTTGGCCCCAGAACGGCGCCACCTAGACCGCCGCCGCCAGTGCCCCAGAGCCGCGAGACCTCCAGCCCCGGACACGACACCGGCCCGCAGCCTTCCACCCCCAGCCAAGGGAACATCACCATCCCCCGGCCCCAAGGGAGGAAGACCCCCGAGCCCTGCTTGTCCCTGGTGCCCCCTGCCGTCCAACCACGCAGCAGACCCCCGGAGGCCGGTAACGGGATGTCTCGCAGCGGCGGGCAGGAGTTCAGGCACGCACTGGGCATGAGCGTGGACGAAGACCTGCTGAAGCCCTGCAAGGCCGACGAGAACACGGAAGATCTGCTGAGCCTTCTGGACCCTCTCAGCAGCAGCTCCGCAGTGGACCTTCGCGCCGTTACCTCAGGCGAAGACCGGGAGGTCATCGCGCTGTTGCCCTCCGGCAAACCCATGCTTCCGGCCAGGCCCTATCCGCCGGGTctgcctcccttcctcccacacCCTTCGATCTCCTTGAATCCCTTCTCCGCCACGCTCCAGTACACCTCCCCCCAGACACACTACTCGCCCACCGTGGACCGGAACCCCTTCGGCGTGGCGTACGGGCCTCCCCCGCCCGGCTACGCCGCCGCCCCGACCCCGCCGCACATGATCTCCACGCTGCCGGGCTTCTACAGGCACCCGCCCCCGGGCTGCGCCACGCTACCGGCCAGCTTCCGACCGGTGCGACACGCCTTCCCGTCCATCGTCCCCAGACTGCCCCACTCCTCGGCCAGCAACCATTCCCTCTCCAGCCTGTTGGACCCTCCGGCCGCTCCCAGTCACGCCAGCAACATGCTGGGGAAAGCGCCCATGGAAGCGAGAGAACCGCCAGATCCCTTCGGGGAACTGTTGACCATGGTGACCAAGCCCTCGGAGCCCCCCAGGAAGAAGGCGGAGGATCTGCGGACGAGGTGGGAGACTTTTGACTGA
- the LOC130380521 gene encoding nuclear receptor subfamily 5 group A member 2-like produces the protein MERYPSDADLDMCPVCGDTVSGYHYGLLTCESCKGFFKRTVQNNKSYTCSESQDCRIDKTQRKRCPFCRFQKCLRVGMRLEAVRADRMRGGRNRFGPMYKRHRALKQQKNALLQSHGLKAEYTPGLISPPTRTPFNFTNININTTPSDTITSDLHPQTHSGYSFYQNQPRHESPQHYHVSPLGALYSPVHAMAVIGDCSGIPGIPQAQCSGSFSAQGPALPHLLVEFLRCELDELQVRSKIIGRLEQMQGEGGWGGYGVTHMYLMVDQMLFYIVEWARGSVFFKELKVSDQMKLLHHCWCELLVLDMVSRQLQHGRQGSLVLVTGQEVDLPALVSPAGPLLRTLVQKGQDLVESFRELQVDRNEVVCFKFLILFNTNVKHVENQSFVENVKEQVHRALLEYTLCAYPQFLDKFDKLLLCWSDLCALSTLAEEYLCSKDICGEVPCNNLLNELLHAKHHSM, from the exons ATGGAGAGG TACCCGAGTGATGCTGACCTAGACATGTGCCCCGTGTGCGGGGACACGGTGTCCGGGTACCACTACGGACTACTGACCTGCGAAAGTTGTAAG GGATTCTTCAAACGCACGGTTCAAAACAACAAGAGTTACACTTGTTCAGAAAGCCAAGATTGCAGGATCGATAAAACTCAGAGGAAGAGATGTCCTTTCTGTAGGTTCCAGAAGTGCCTTCGTGTTGGAATGCGATTGGAAG CTGTCCGAGCAGACAGGATGCGTGGTGGCAGGAACAGGTTCGGCCCAATGTACAAGCGCCACCGTGCCCTCAAGCAGCAGAAAAACGCTCTGCTCCAGAGTCACGGTCTCAAGGCAGAATACACCCCGGGTCTTATTTCTCCTCCAACCAGGACACCGTTCAACTTCACCAACATCAACATTAACACCACCCCCAGCGACACCATCACCTCCGACCTCCATCCACAAACTCACAGCGGCTACAGCTTCTACCAAAACCAACCACGCCACGAGAGCCCCCAGCACTACCACGTATCGCCACTGGGGGCGCTCTACTCGCCGGTCCATGCCATGGCGGTGATTGGCGACTGCTCTGGCATCCCCGGCATCCCCCAGGCCCAGTGCTCTGGCTCCTTCTCGGCCCAGGGGCCTGCACTGCCTCACCTGCTGGTTGAATTCCTGCGTTGTGAGCTGGATGAGCTCCAGGTGCGGAGTAAGATCATTGGCCGTCTCGAGCAGATgcaaggggaaggggggtggggtgggtatGGGGTGACCCACATGTATCTCATGGTGGACCAGATGCTGTTCTACATCGTGGAATGGGCTCGTGGGAGCGTCTTCTTCAAAGAGCTGAAG GTGAGTGACCAGATGAAACTGCTGCACCACTGCTGGTGTGAGCTGCTGGTCCTGGACATGGTCTCCAGGCAGCTCCAACATGGCCGACAGGGAAGTCTGGTCCTGGTCACTGGACAGGAG GTGGATCTGCCGGCATTAGTCAGCCCTGCCGGTCCCCTGCTCAGAACTCTTGTCCAGAAGGGACAGGATCTGGTGGAATCCTTCCGGGAGTTGCAGGTAGACCGCAATGAGGTGGTCTGCTTCAAGTTTCTCATCCTCTTCAATACAA ATGTGAAACACGTTGAAAACCAGTCGTTTGTGGAGAATGTCAAGGAGCAAGTTCATAGGGCGCTGCTTGAATATACACTGTGTGCCTATCCCCAATTCCTTGACAAGTTTGATAAGCTGCTACTGTGCTGGTCAGACCTATGTGCCCTCAGCACGCTTGCTGAGGAGTATCTATGTTCTAAGGATATTTGTGGTGAAGTGCCCTGTAACAATCTGCTTAATGAGTTGCTGCATGCAAAGCACCATTCCATGTGA
- the psmb7 gene encoding proteasome subunit beta type-7, producing MATLSVSRAPLGGFSFENCKRNAVLEADSAKLGSSVPAARKTGTTICGIVFKDGIVLGADTRATEGMIVADKNCSKIHYISPNIYCCGAGTAADTEMTTQIISSNLELHGLSTGRLPRVATANRMLKQMLFRYQGYIGAALVLGGVDCMGPHLYSIYPHGSTDKLPYVTMGSGSLAAMAVFEDRYKPDMEVEEAKRLVRDAIAGGIFNDLGSGSNIDLCVITKGNVDYIRPHDEANKKGVRTGDYKYKKGTTGVLTKVITPLNLDTVGEHVQTMDTS from the exons ATGGCGACTTTGTCTGTTAGCCGGGCACCTCTTGGAGGTTTCAGTTTCGAGAACTGTAAAAG AAATGCAGTTTTAGAAGCCGATTCTGCAAAGCTGGGATCCAGCGTACCTGCAGCACGCAAAACTGGTACCACAATCTGTGGTATTGTTTTCAAG GATGGGATTGTCCTTGGGGCAGACACCAGAGCTACTGAAGGCATGATCGTGGCAGACAAGAACTGCTCAAAGATCCACTACATTTCACCCAATATTTA TTGCTGCGGGGCAGGCACGGCTGCGGACACGGAGATGACCACCCAGATCATATCCTCCAACCTAGAGTTGCACGGCCTTTCCACCGGCAGGCTGCCTCGCGTTGCTACAGCTAACCGCATGCTCAAGCAGATGCTCTTCAG GTACCAGGGCTACATCGGCGCTGCTCTTGTGCTTGGGGGCGTGGACTGTATGGGCCCCCACCTGTACAGCATCTACCCCCACGGCTCCACGGACAAGTTGCCCTATGTCACCATGG gttcTGGGTCCCTTGCAGCGATGGCAGTATTTGAGGATCGCTACAAGCCCGATATGGAG GTGGAAGAGGCCAAGAGGCTTGTGCGTGATGCTATCGCTGGAGGAATCTTCAATGATCTGGGCTCCGGTAGCAACATTGACCTGTGTGTCATCACCAAAGGCAACGTGGATTACATCAGGCCCCACGATGAGGCTAACAAGAAGGGTGTCAG GACTGGTGATTACAAGTACAAAAAAGGAACAACTGGGGTTTTGACCAAAGTAATAACCCCCTTAAACCTGGACACCGTTGGAGAGCACGTACAGACCATGGACACGTCCTAA
- the dennd1a gene encoding DENN domain-containing protein 1A isoform X2, with the protein MGSRIKENPESTFEVYLEVSFQGTQGTGPEVVRQFPVDYNEQETLKTVPRFCFPFSIDSLTVNHVGQNFTFVLTDIESKQRFGFCRLSSGAHSCYCILSYLPWFEVFYKLLNILADYTVKSQVSHWQELLVTLHTLPIPEPGVPVNLSVHSYFTVPDKRELPSIPENRNLTEYFVAVDVNNMLHLYASMLYERRIIVCCSKLSTLTACIHGSAGMLYPMYWQHVYIPVLPQHLIDYCCAPMPYLIGVHTSLMEKVRGMALDDVVILNVDTNTLETPFDDLQSLPYDVIASLKNRLKKVSTTTGNGVARAFLKSQAALFGSYRNALQIVAGEPITFSEETFVSHRSSAMRQFLQNAIQLQLFKQFIDGRLDLLNAGEGFSDDFEEEINMGEYAGSDKNYHQWLFTVKKGGGAIYNTVKTKANPAMKTVYKFAKDHARMGIKEVKSRLKQKEHTENGYSTAGTPVIDEDSTTTTTVGGAVMMSSSAALRREASLQSWDDGNRPITMHLGPARPPLLVKRPVGNICLDSPDHSMRPTRHYTVFLSEDSSGDELQHEDHSGAGFPDNLFFSVPFEWSPIPQPYRSLKEAESAEGGEEPGVGAERHTAPSSPITEKFSNVNLLGDIFNCQDEPENPSVSLAKSLEDLRTPKSLEELQAKFTYQRMDLNIGDRTRTLPGLKLTNPYNKLWGVGTDDRAAPLWDPSSVGPRTAPPRPPPPVPQSRETSSPGHDTGPQPSTPSQGNITIPRPQGRKTPEPCLSLVPPAVQPRSRPPEAGNGMSRSGGQEFRHALGMSVDEDLLKPCKADENTEDLLSLLDPLSSSSAVDLRAVTSGEDREVIALLPSGKPMLPARPYPPGLPPFLPHPSISLNPFSATLQYTSPQTHYSPTVDRNPFGVAYGPPPPGYAAAPTPPHMISTLPGFYRHPPPGCATLPASFRPVRHAFPSIVPRLPHSSASNHSLSSLLDPPAAPSHASNMLGKAPMEAREPPDPFGELLTMVTKPSEPPRKKAEDLRTRWETFD; encoded by the exons ATGGGTTCCCGCATCAA GGAGAATCCTGAGTCCACCTTCGAGGTTTATCTAGAAGTAAGCTTTCAAGGAACTCAAGGAACAG GTCCTGAGGTGGTGAGGCAGTTCCCAGTGGACTACAATGAACAG GAAACCCTCAAGACAGTGCCCAGGTTCTGTTTCCCTTTCAGCATAGACAG CTTGACAGTTAATCATGTCGGGCAGAACTTCACGTTTGTGTTGACGGACATCGAGAGCAAACAGCGCTTCGGTTTCTGCCGCCTCTCATCTGGCGCTCACAGCTGCTACTGCATCCTCAG CTATCTGCCATGGTTCGAAGTGTTTTACAAGCTGCTCAACATACTCGCTGATTACACGGTGAAAAGCCAG GTCAGTCATTGGCAAGAGCTTCTTGTTACACTTCATACCCTTCCAATACCTGAGCCTGGAGTTCCAGTTAACCTCAGTGTG CATTCCTACTTCACTGTGCCTGACAAGAGGGAACTACCTAGCATACCAGAGAAT AGGAACCTCACAGAGTACTTCGTAGCAGTTGATGTCAATAACATGCTCCATCTTTACGCTAGTATGCTTTATGAGCGCAGAATCATCGTCTGCTGTAGCAAACTAAGCACT TTAACGGCTTGCATCCATGGGTCAGCAGGCATGCTCTATCCTATGTATTGGCAACACGTGTACATTCCAGTCCTGCCTCAGCACCTCATCGACTACTGTTG TGCACCAATGCCTTACCTCATTGGAGTACATACCAGTCTGATGGAG AAAGTGAGAGGGATGGCTCTGGATGATGTGGTGATTCTAAacgtggacacaaacacactggaaaCCCCCTTCGACGACCTCCAAAGCCTTCCGTATGATGTG ATAGCGTCGTTAAAGAACCGCCTAAAGAAGGTATCCACGACGACGGGGAACGGTGTGGCGCGAGCGTTTCTGAAGAGTCAAGCCGCGCTGTTCGGAAGCTACCGGAACGCCCTTCAGATCGTAGCG GGAGAGCCCATAACGTTCAGCGAGGAAACCTTCGTCAGCCATCGCTCCAGCGCCATGAGACAGTTCCTGCAGAACGCCATCCAGCTGCAGCTCTTCAAACAG TTTATAGACGGTCGGTTGGACCTGCTGAATGCAGGGGAAGGCTTCAGTGATGACTTTGAAGAAGAGATCAACATGGGAGAATACGCAG GCAGCGACAAGAACTACCACCAATGGCTCTTCACAGTCAAG AAAGGAGGCGGGGCCATCTACAACACAGTAAAGACGAAGGCCAATCCAGCTATGAAAACGGTTTACAAGTTT GCAAAAGACCACGCCAGGATGGGCATCAAAGAGGTCAAGAGCCGACTCAAGCAAAAG GAGCATACAGAGAACGGGTACTCCACCGCCGGGACCCCCGTCATCGACGAggactccaccaccaccaccactgtggGAGGAGCGGTCATGATGTCATCGTCGGCTGCACTCCGGCGGGAGGCGTCGCTGCAGAGCTGGGACGACGGCAACCGGCCAATCACCATGCACCTTGGACCG GCTCGGCCACCATTGCTGGTGAAGAGACCTGTCGGTAATATCTGCTTGGACAGCCCTGACCA TTCTATGCGTCCTACGCGCCACTACACAGTCTTTCTGTCTGAGGATTCGTCCGGGGACGAGCTCCAGCATGAAGACCACTCAGGCGCTGGTTTCCCTGACAACCTTTTCTTCTCGGTCCCTTTCGAATGGTCGCCAAT ACCACAGCCGTACCGTTCCCTAAAGGAGGCGGAGTCAgcggaagggggggaggagcctggcGTGGGGGCAGAGCGTCACACGGCCCCGTCCAGCCCAATCACGGAGAAGTTCTCCAACGTGAACCTGCTGGGGGACATCTTCAACTGCCAGGACGAGCCCGAGAACCCGTCCGTCAGCCTGGCTAAGAGTTTGGAGGACCTCCGCACCCCCAAAAGCTTGGAGGAGCTCCAAGCCAAGTTCACCTACCAG CGTATGGACCTGAACATCGGCGATCGCACTCGCACCCTCCCGGGCCTCAAGTTGACCAACCCTTACAACAAGCTGTGGGGCGTCGGCACGGACGACAGGGCCGCACCCCTATGGGACCCCTCTTCCGTTGGCCCCAGAACGGCGCCACCTAGACCGCCGCCGCCAGTGCCCCAGAGCCGCGAGACCTCCAGCCCCGGACACGACACCGGCCCGCAGCCTTCCACCCCCAGCCAAGGGAACATCACCATCCCCCGGCCCCAAGGGAGGAAGACCCCCGAGCCCTGCTTGTCCCTGGTGCCCCCTGCCGTCCAACCACGCAGCAGACCCCCGGAGGCCGGTAACGGGATGTCTCGCAGCGGCGGGCAGGAGTTCAGGCACGCACTGGGCATGAGCGTGGACGAAGACCTGCTGAAGCCCTGCAAGGCCGACGAGAACACGGAAGATCTGCTGAGCCTTCTGGACCCTCTCAGCAGCAGCTCCGCAGTGGACCTTCGCGCCGTTACCTCAGGCGAAGACCGGGAGGTCATCGCGCTGTTGCCCTCCGGCAAACCCATGCTTCCGGCCAGGCCCTATCCGCCGGGTctgcctcccttcctcccacacCCTTCGATCTCCTTGAATCCCTTCTCCGCCACGCTCCAGTACACCTCCCCCCAGACACACTACTCGCCCACCGTGGACCGGAACCCCTTCGGCGTGGCGTACGGGCCTCCCCCGCCCGGCTACGCCGCCGCCCCGACCCCGCCGCACATGATCTCCACGCTGCCGGGCTTCTACAGGCACCCGCCCCCGGGCTGCGCCACGCTACCGGCCAGCTTCCGACCGGTGCGACACGCCTTCCCGTCCATCGTCCCCAGACTGCCCCACTCCTCGGCCAGCAACCATTCCCTCTCCAGCCTGTTGGACCCTCCGGCCGCTCCCAGTCACGCCAGCAACATGCTGGGGAAAGCGCCCATGGAAGCGAGAGAACCGCCAGATCCCTTCGGGGAACTGTTGACCATGGTGACCAAGCCCTCGGAGCCCCCCAGGAAGAAGGCGGAGGATCTGCGGACGAGGTGGGAGACTTTTGACTGA